CTCTCAGTAATATCAGCGAATAAATCAGTACCCTCTGAATCAAACTCAAGGGAGACTTCAGGACTGTTATCACTTGGATTAAAACTTACTGTCGCTCTTTCAAGATTTTTCCCAGTTAACTCAGTATTTCTCCATTCTGCTTGAGGCCCAATTATATCAAGCTCTGTTGTTTTATTTATTTTTACTACACTCACCTTATATTCAAAAGTAGTTCTTTCATCTTCCTTGTAAATCAAATGGTAACCAAATTGTGTTTCAACCACGAAAGAAATAGTTCCAACTTCTTGAGGGAAAACAGTGTCCTCAAATGGAGTAACCATCATCCCCTTTGAGAACCAGCCAAGCGTTCCTTCTCTGTCCGCCCCACCTGGCTCTGTTGTATATTCCTTAACTAATGAAACAAAATTTGAAGGAGTAGCTGTTTCTTTTATTTCTTTAATTTTTGTATAAGCCTCATCTTTCGATAGCCCGTCTTCACATCCAGCGACTTCATTGTGACAAAGTAGCAAATGAGACGCTTTCACTTCTTTTTCAACGTCGTTCTCGTCAAAAGGATTTGTTTTTTCTTTTTTGTCTTCTAATTTATAAATTTCGTAAGCAGAGGGAGCGTCTATTAATTCTTCGGTATAAGCACCCACTTCCAGGTTCTCAACCAGAGAGACTGTTCTTTGGTCATCTAGATTTGTTACATAATCTAGATTACCTCCAGCAATTTTTATATTTTCGTCAGTAGAATATTCTTTTGATATTTCAATAAAATCTGAACCGTCTTTTATTTTTGATAATGCTTCTTCTGCTTTTTCTTTCGCTACAGCGTTCTCAGCCTCTATTTGAACCTTTTCTTCTTCTGTAAGTTCCCTTATTTCTGTTTCTTCCTCTTTGAACTCAAGCAATGGAGTCTCTCCAATTTGTTGGATTGCTTCGTTTACATCAGTTATTCCAGCTAACTCAACTATAATTCTATGTTCTCCACCAGAAATATTCGTTTGTACAACTGGTTCAGAAACTCCAAAAACATTTACTCTTCGTTCAATAACATCACGAACTCCCTCAAGGGCAGCTCCAGCATCCCCGTCATCAATCAAGCTCATGTCAGCCTTATAAACCAAATGTGTTCCACCTTGTAGGTCAAGACCCAACTTAAAGGGAATGGGTTCTACACGAGGTAAACTTATTCCAAATTTTCCTTCTAAATAATCTGCTGATTTATCATAATAACTGCTACCATCTATCATGGACAATCCAAAAGTGATAATAATAATAACAATAAAAGTTCTCCAAATTTTCCCACGAACACCTGGTTTTAAGATTCTCGATATAATATTTTCTGACATAAAACAAAATACCCAATGAAAGGTATTATTTAATTAACTTATTTAAATATAATAGGCTAAATTGCTAATATTTGCAATATTGACAAATGATAATTCTAGTGTTATAGTTTTCGACTGACTATAGATAGAACCTTGAAAATCAATCATGTGAGGAGGAAAAAATGTATAATCTTTCTTTTAGGGAAAAGGCTTTAATCTGGAGTAAATATATCAACCTTTTTAGAAATGGTCATCCATCGATAGGGAAGCTCAACGATGCAGATTACGCCATAGTTCTATCTTTTGGAAGAATAACAATAAGCAACGAAGACTTTTTTTATGTAATAAAAAATCTTCCAAGATGCAAAGACAACATTTTATCTTTTGATGAATTAATTAAAACTTTCGATTTTGATTCAGGAATATCCAATATTGAGATTGCCAAAGAGTGTTATCTTATCCTTAAGAAATATAGAATAAAAATATTTGTTCAATGGGAAGTAGCCTTCGAAATGTACAGACTTCACCCTCAAAACTACAAAAATTTTGACAAGCTAATAGTTTCTATTTGGCCAGAAACCGACAAGAAAAATTTTACAACTATGGATGTTTTACAGCAAATAAAAACCAAAGTCTCGGAGGATTCTTTGAAACAGCCGATTCTAATTGCCAATAACTGGATGAGTATCCGAGCTGCCCTGCTAGTAAAAAAGCAGATAGGAACATTCCCTGTCTTAACCCCTCTCGATTGTAGCTCTTTCAACTTAGAGGCTATTCAAAAATGGGTAAACAGTTATAGCAGATGGATAGTCTACGAAACACTAACAAGGATGCATCATTTTCTATTCAAATGGATCTAACACACAAAAAGCCCCTCAAGTAAGGGGCTTTTTTCATGTCTATTCTATAATAATTTAAATCGACTACATCCTTCCACCAACCTCCTCTTCGAGTCGTTCAAGAAATTCTTTATAATATTTGTGCCTTTCCGTAGCCATTTCTTTTCCTGCTTTTGTATAAAATTTATCCAAAATATCTTTCTGTTTTATTTCATATTCAATCTGTACGCTATGAATAGTCTTATCTTGAATGTCTCCCTTTCGATGCCCCTCCATGTTCTCATTTATATATTTATCTAAATCATCAACCTTTTTAAAAATTTTTGCTCTATGCTTTCCAATCCAAGCATAAGATCTGGCTATACCAATAGCTCCGATTGAATCTAGCTTATCTGCATCAAAAAGAATCCTCGCTTCAATGCTCTCAGGAACTCTCCCTTTCCTGTACCTATGAGTTAATATACAATTTTTAACTTGCTCAATTTTTTTTGCATTATACCCAATTTGCTCAAGAACCTTCTCGGCTTTTTGAGCACCAACCACCGCATGATCGGTCTCCCCGGTTTTATCATTATTTTCCTCATCTTTTCCGATGTCGTGAAGCAAAGAGGCTATTTCTAGAACTTCTAAATCTACACGCTCCTCTTTCTCTGCAATGTTTTTGCAAAGATTATGAACTCGCATAACATGATCGATGTCATGAGCCGCACACTCCTTCATCTCATCCACTGCAATTTTTTTTATCTTATCAATCATAAAATATTAACTAAGTCTCTTCTTTTTATTTCGACTACAGCAAGGGGCTTTCTACACAAGATTTATTCTCTTATCTCAAAATAGGTTTTCTTTTTCTTTATTGCTTCTAAAACAATTTTTACAGGCTCAAACAAAGGTTCAGGTAGATCATCGAGAGAATACCAACCTATGCTTTCTATCTTATCTGGTTCACATATTTTCGGTTCTCCCGAAATTATTTCAGCAACAAAAGAAACATCCAGATAGTGCTTTCCGTGTTTTATAATATTAGCACAAGAAACAAATTTTATATTCCCAATTTCTACCCCCAACTCCTCCATTGCTTCTCTTTTTACTGCAATGGTTAAATCTTCACCATATTCTAGATGTCCGCCCACAGAACCATAGTAACCAGATGCATGAGATCCTTTTCTCTTTGCCAACAAGGTTTTATTACCATTAATTATAACGGCACCAACACCTACCTTGACTTGTTTATCTTGAGTCATAAAATTCTATTTATAGTTTTAATATACTTTCTACGCTCCACAACACTTCTTATGTTTCTTTCCTGAACCACCCCACTTCGCTAAAGCTACGAGGGGCAAGACTCAAATTATTTAAGGTTTCTCTGGTTCTCTACGCTCCACAACACTTTTTATATTTCTTTCCGCTTCCACAGGGGCAATCATCATTTCTTCCGACTTTCTCCCCTGCCTCATTTCTTTCTTTTTGCTTTATTATTTGCGCGCCTCCCATATCTCCTTTTGACATAGTTTTAGCAGGAGCACTAAACTGAGTTGCCCTATCAATCAAACTTGGTGCTGTGAATCCTTTACTTACAACATCATCAATTTGACCAACCTTATAAATTGAATAAACTACCTCTTTTTGAATTAAACTATTTAATTCATTGTAGAGAATATATCCTTCTTTTTTATATTCTACCAAAGGATCTCTTTGTCCATAACCTCGAAGACCAATCCCCTGTCTAACGCTAGACATGGCCTCAAGATGTTCTATCCAGAGCGTGTCGTATGATCGAATCAAAACTGATTTCTCAATACTAGACCAATCAAGTCCAAAACCATCAGCACTTTTCTTAATTTCTGTATATCTCTCCTTGGCTTGTTTAACTAAACTTTCTATGATTTCTGTTCTTATATTTGCTTTGTCCAATTTCGGAGTTTCTTCTTTATTGCTAACAAGTTCTTTTTTCGATTCATCATTAACCTTAAATATAGTTGAAGCTACTTGATAAATTTCCCCTACATCCCATTCTTTGATGTACTCTGAAACTGTATGGAAAGAAACAACTTGTTCAATTTCATTCTCCACCATTTCAAGAACTGTATCGCTTAAAACATCTTTGTTATCTTCTGACTCAGAAGAAACGAGTATATTTTTTCTTTTTGAATAGATTGATTCTCTATGTTTATTTATAACGTCATCATACTCAACCAAATGCTTTCTAATATCAAAATTATTCCCCTCAACTTTTTTCTGAGCAGATTCAATGGATCTGGAAATCATTTTGTTCTCAATCGGCATATCATCTGGGACACGCAAGGTGGTCATTATATTTTTCATTTTATCACCACCAAAAACTCTCATTAAATCATCTTCCATCGAAACAAAAAATTGCGAAGAACCAGCATCCCCCTGACGACCAGCACGTCCACGAAGCTGGTTGTCAATACGTCTAGCTTCATGACGTTCTGTACCGATAACATGAAGACCCCCTAACTCTAAAACTTTTTCATGTTGAATCTTCCAGTCGGCATATTCAGGGTCATCTTTTTTCAGTTCTGTTCCACCAAGCATGATATCAACACCACGACCAGCCATATTTGTGGCGATTGTGACAGAGCCGACTTTACCAGCGTCTGCTATAATACGCGCCTCTCTGGCATGATTTTTGGCGTTCAGGGCAGATGGTCTCAATCCCTCTCGTTCCATTAAGGCAAGTAAGTATTCATTCTTTTCAATTGAAATAGTACCAACTAATACGGGCTGTCCTTTTTTTTGTCTCTCTCTAATATCTTCAATGACTGCCATATATTTAGCTTCTTCTGTTTTATATATCAGATCATTCTTATCATCTCTTTTGATTGGCTTATTTGTAGGGATAATAACAGTTTCAAGACCATAAATTTTTGAAAACTCTTCTGCTTCAGTCACAGCAGTTCCTGTCATTCCGGCTAGCTTGTCATACATTCTAAAATAATTTTGAAAAGTAATAGTGGCCAAAGTTTGTGATTCTCTTTGAATCTTTACACCTTCCTTGGCTTCAATTGCTTGATGTAATCCTTCAGAATATCTTCGACCAGGCATCATTCTCCCAGTAAACTCATCGACTATTATTACTTCGTCATCTTTTACCACATAATCTTTATCTCTTTTAAAAATAGCATGAGCCTTAAGAGCTTGTTCAATATGATGAACCTCTCTAACTCCAGCTGTAGTATAAATATTTTCTACACCAAGCATTTTTTCCATTTTAGTAATTCCTTCTTCGGACAAAGTTGAAGTTCTCATTTTTTCATCAATATTGTAGTCAACATCTTCTTTTAATTTTTTAACCAAATCAGCAAACTGAAAATATTTATCAGTAGATTCTTCAGCTGGCGCAGAAATTATCAAAGGTGTTCTTGCCTCATCGATTAGAATAGAATCGACTTCATCAACAATTGTAAAGTACAAATCTCTTTGTACCATTCTATCTAGACTAGGAACCATGTTGTCCCGAAGGTAATCAAAACCAAACTCGTTATTTGTTCCATACAAAACATCGCACTTATAAGCTTCGCCTCGTTCAACTTGTCTAAAGTGTTTTAGTTTTTCCTCGAACTCTTCATTGTCAGAAAATTCAGGATCATACATTAGTGACTTATCATGGATAATAACACCCGTAGAAATACCAAGAAAATGATAAACTGGAGCATTCCATCCAGCTCCCATTCGAGAAAGATAATCATTAACGGTTATTAAGTGGCAACCATAGCCAGCAAGCGCGTTTAAGTAAAGAGCTAATGATGCGACAAGTGTTTTACCTTCCCCAGTTTTCATTTCTGCAATTTGACCTCTGTGCAAGGCAACACCACCAACTAACTGAACATCGTAGGGACGTTGACCTATGACTCTCCAAGCAGCTTCACGAATAACAGCAAAAGCTTCTGGAAGTATATTATCTAGTTTTTTTCTTAATTCTTCTTTTTCAATTTTCTCACCTTCTTTGATGGAGAGTTTATCTCGAAATTTTTGGGTATAGGCTTTTAATTCATCGTCTGTTTTCGCCTTCATTTCCTCCTCAAAAGCATTAATCTTATCTACGGTAGTATTAATCTCTTTAATAACTTTATCATTCGGATCCCCGAAAATCTTATCTAATATTCCCATTTTTATTATATATTAATATTTTTTAAATCAATAGACCTGCTTCTCAATAATCTTCTTGAAAAAATTATTATATTTTAAGGAAATTTTTGCAGTAAATTTACCTAAATATATGGATTTTTACTGAATATTATTGGGAAATAGGTCTATAAAATATTATATTCCAAATGTTAAAATAAATCAATAAATCAATAAATGAAGACAAGCAAAAAAATATTTCTATTAACTGCTTGTTATGCTTAAAATGATCCTAGTTTGTAAATATGAACTTTATATTTTTTTAATGTTATTTTAACCAAACAAGATTAAAGTTATAGAGTAGGCTAGAATTGAGTTCATATTATTTTAGAAACATAATTTAAAACCTCTCTATACGGGCTAAACTTAAGTATTTTTATTATATTTATTAATTATAGATTAAAATAATTGATTGACAACAATGTATTAGGCGCCTATGTACAATTAAATCTAACCGTGCTAAGATGCATAGACAAATTAATAAATTTATTGTATAATATGTTTTTTGATTTAATATTATACAAATTTCATTGTCTTAATTTTAATTAATCTGCAATCGATTTTTGTCAAAAAAAATAAATTTGACAATATGTCCAACACTCACATTTAGAGATTGTTCATTTCCTTATCTCATCAGAAGTTGATAAATATTTTAAAAAAGTAAGAAAGTAAAAGTATGAAAAATTTTAAACAAACATTTATAATTGCCATCATGGCAGTTATGTTATCAAGCATTAGTATCCCATCCACTGCTTTAGCAGCCGACCCACTTGCTGTCGACCTTTTATCGGCAAACAATTTTACAATTCTAGCAAAAACCGGCATTACAAACACAGGCAGTCATTCTTCAGAAATCACTGGCAATATTGGTTCTAGCCCAATTACAGCAGCAGCTATGAGTAATGTATATTGTTCAGAAATTACTGGCACAATTTATGGAGTCGACGCCGCTTATGTTGGTAGTGGAGACCAAACTTGCTTTGCTGGTAACCCACCTGTAGAAAACAAAACTTTAGTGGATAATGCTATTCTAGACATGGAGACTGCCTATAATAATTTAGCCAACATGACAGATCCTACTGCTACTGAGTTAGGAGCTGGTAACATAGGTGGTTTAACCATAACTCCTGGTCTTTATAAATGGAGCTCAAATGTTATAATCCCAACCAACGTAATATTATCAGGTAGCGCAACTGATATTTGGATTTTTCAAATCGCTGGTAATCTAAACCTTGCATCTGCTGGTGATGTTTCATCTGGTATTAAAGTAGTTCTAAGTGGCGGTGCTCAAGCTTCAAATATTTTTTGGCAAGTCGGAGGTCTAACAGGGGCTACTCTTGGCACCTACTCAACATTTAACGGAAATATTTTAAGTGCCAAACAAATAATTTTAGAGACTGGATCTATTTTAAATGGTAAAGCGCTTGCTCAAACTCAAGTTACGCTTGATGCAAATATTGTCTCATCGTCAGCTGTTGTTATTCAAGTTGAACCACCAGCAGTCGATCTTCCTACTGTTACACCCCCAGTTGTTATCACTCTGCCGACAACAACATC
The genomic region above belongs to Patescibacteria group bacterium and contains:
- the secD gene encoding protein translocase subunit SecD; the encoded protein is MSENIISRILKPGVRGKIWRTFIVIIIITFGLSMIDGSSYYDKSADYLEGKFGISLPRVEPIPFKLGLDLQGGTHLVYKADMSLIDDGDAGAALEGVRDVIERRVNVFGVSEPVVQTNISGGEHRIIVELAGITDVNEAIQQIGETPLLEFKEEETEIRELTEEEKVQIEAENAVAKEKAEEALSKIKDGSDFIEISKEYSTDENIKIAGGNLDYVTNLDDQRTVSLVENLEVGAYTEELIDAPSAYEIYKLEDKKEKTNPFDENDVEKEVKASHLLLCHNEVAGCEDGLSKDEAYTKIKEIKETATPSNFVSLVKEYTTEPGGADREGTLGWFSKGMMVTPFEDTVFPQEVGTISFVVETQFGYHLIYKEDERTTFEYKVSVVKINKTTELDIIGPQAEWRNTELTGKNLERATVSFNPSDNSPEVSLEFDSEGTDLFADITERNIGKPVAIFLDAYPISIPTVNERIPSGRAVISGSFNVVDAKLLAQRLNAGALPVPIELISQQTVGPSLGKISLMESLKAGLAGLILVAIFMILYYRLSGVLAVFSLTIYGILVLAIFKLWPVTLTLSGMAGFILSIGMAVDANVLIFERLKEELRRGNPYNLALDEAFKKAWPSIRDGNVSTLITCFILIQFSTSVVKGFAITLGLGVTMSMLTAVVVTKNFSKILDTEFFGKRPWLFGGRQLTNKK
- a CDS encoding HD domain-containing protein yields the protein MIDKIKKIAVDEMKECAAHDIDHVMRVHNLCKNIAEKEERVDLEVLEIASLLHDIGKDEENNDKTGETDHAVVGAQKAEKVLEQIGYNAKKIEQVKNCILTHRYRKGRVPESIEARILFDADKLDSIGAIGIARSYAWIGKHRAKIFKKVDDLDKYINENMEGHRKGDIQDKTIHSVQIEYEIKQKDILDKFYTKAGKEMATERHKYYKEFLERLEEEVGGRM
- a CDS encoding NUDIX domain-containing protein, translating into MTQDKQVKVGVGAVIINGNKTLLAKRKGSHASGYYGSVGGHLEYGEDLTIAVKREAMEELGVEIGNIKFVSCANIIKHGKHYLDVSFVAEIISGEPKICEPDKIESIGWYSLDDLPEPLFEPVKIVLEAIKKKKTYFEIRE
- the secA gene encoding preprotein translocase subunit SecA; its protein translation is MGILDKIFGDPNDKVIKEINTTVDKINAFEEEMKAKTDDELKAYTQKFRDKLSIKEGEKIEKEELRKKLDNILPEAFAVIREAAWRVIGQRPYDVQLVGGVALHRGQIAEMKTGEGKTLVASLALYLNALAGYGCHLITVNDYLSRMGAGWNAPVYHFLGISTGVIIHDKSLMYDPEFSDNEEFEEKLKHFRQVERGEAYKCDVLYGTNNEFGFDYLRDNMVPSLDRMVQRDLYFTIVDEVDSILIDEARTPLIISAPAEESTDKYFQFADLVKKLKEDVDYNIDEKMRTSTLSEEGITKMEKMLGVENIYTTAGVREVHHIEQALKAHAIFKRDKDYVVKDDEVIIVDEFTGRMMPGRRYSEGLHQAIEAKEGVKIQRESQTLATITFQNYFRMYDKLAGMTGTAVTEAEEFSKIYGLETVIIPTNKPIKRDDKNDLIYKTEEAKYMAVIEDIRERQKKGQPVLVGTISIEKNEYLLALMEREGLRPSALNAKNHAREARIIADAGKVGSVTIATNMAGRGVDIMLGGTELKKDDPEYADWKIQHEKVLELGGLHVIGTERHEARRIDNQLRGRAGRQGDAGSSQFFVSMEDDLMRVFGGDKMKNIMTTLRVPDDMPIENKMISRSIESAQKKVEGNNFDIRKHLVEYDDVINKHRESIYSKRKNILVSSESEDNKDVLSDTVLEMVENEIEQVVSFHTVSEYIKEWDVGEIYQVASTIFKVNDESKKELVSNKEETPKLDKANIRTEIIESLVKQAKERYTEIKKSADGFGLDWSSIEKSVLIRSYDTLWIEHLEAMSSVRQGIGLRGYGQRDPLVEYKKEGYILYNELNSLIQKEVVYSIYKVGQIDDVVSKGFTAPSLIDRATQFSAPAKTMSKGDMGGAQIIKQKERNEAGEKVGRNDDCPCGSGKKYKKCCGA
- a CDS encoding ice-binding family protein, producing MKNFKQTFIIAIMAVMLSSISIPSTALAADPLAVDLLSANNFTILAKTGITNTGSHSSEITGNIGSSPITAAAMSNVYCSEITGTIYGVDAAYVGSGDQTCFAGNPPVENKTLVDNAILDMETAYNNLANMTDPTATELGAGNIGGLTITPGLYKWSSNVIIPTNVILSGSATDIWIFQIAGNLNLASAGDVSSGIKVVLSGGAQASNIFWQVGGLTGATLGTYSTFNGNILSAKQIILETGSILNGKALAQTQVTLDANIVSSSAVVIQVEPPAVDLPTVTPPVVITLPTTTSSSTDTITPIINDTVTTPLVEDTIEPTITATETITPIISTTTPSSTITPKLPSAGTKPNNSNASQILFSLLGLSALMLVIFKARKKKYLS